Proteins encoded within one genomic window of Episyrphus balteatus chromosome 1, idEpiBalt1.1, whole genome shotgun sequence:
- the LOC129905218 gene encoding mediator of RNA polymerase II transcription subunit 25: METEKVADVIFVIEGTAVNGAYINDLKINYIVPALEYFSQSLLDDREYLISDKNSALYGIVVYKTAQCMPDKSVETFGPITSPLKVLETIERLDLTEGQSESNANLSEGIAAARICFDDMKIIRGDNNLNVQRHCILICNSPPYSLPVQDCYPYENKSIEQLATMFVEKKIHLSIVAPRKIPILFKLYSKADNDIPLTSKNYCRDIRHLILLKGFHLKERPISPNINNSVNAQSPMNGMQNPMLVDNQQQIQVQQPTLVSQPFVNTPSAPMQLQYNQNNVQVNRWLFPSQQQRPSFLPGSNSGINVSHNPNSALISQLSTPPNPAVSTMMQHQQALRMQMINQQQTQQQSQIAPSSQQQQPQQNLQQPNNEGVGIRDREKIWSGLLEWIEKTKPDQTKITRQVPCHVTTNIKDGEPEIRAENWPPKLLMQLMPKHLVGNIGGQYLKDSKMVVFRPNPCEALETLSKVMTGGFAGCVHFSTPSSMPSCEIKVLILLYTAEKNAFLGFIPNNQTMFVDRLRKVIQQKQNMGQHGPPAGIQQQQQPTHQTQQQQPHISNITGNSIQAPNTLQQQTVQQQQLQVNQQKSLEVQQMQDQHTQHYNQYAQLSVQQMQEGLGGGQQQQHNMGMVQQQQPRMSVSMSVPPQVSHGMQQQRMVRPMISNNPGLRHLLQQQSTPVNHFRPQLTAINSPNISTAPHIQNRGGQFDDQGFDFM; this comes from the coding sequence ATGGAAACGGAAAAagttgcagacgtaatattcgtAATTGAAGGGACAGCAGTCAACGGAGCTTACATCAATgaccttaaaataaattacatcgTTCCAGCGCTTGAATATTTCTCACAAAGTTTGCTTGATGACAGGGAATATCTTATTTCTGATAAAAACTCTGCTCTTTATGGAATTGTTGTCTATAAAACTGCACAATGCATGCCAGACAAATCAGTTGAAACGTTTGGTCCCATTACTAGTCCATTGAAGGTTCTTGAAACCATTGAAAGACTTGATCTTACAGAAGGACAGAGTGAATCGAATGCCAATCTTTCCGAAGGAATCGCGGCGGCTCGTATATGTTTTGATGATATGAAAATTATTCGAGGCGATAACAACTTGAACGTCCAAAGACATTGTATATTAATATGTAATAGTCCACCTTATTCGTTGCCAGTACAAGATTGCTATCCATATGAAAATAAGTCCATCGAACAATTGGCAACAATGTTTGTTGAGAAGAAGATACACTTATCGATTGTAGCACCAAGGAAAATTCCCATTTTGTTCAAACTGTATTCCAAAGCTGATAATGATATTCCACTAACATCCAAGAACTATTGCAGGGACATAAGACATTTAATCCTACTCAAAGGGTTTCATCTCAAAGAAAGACCTATTAGTCCGAACATTAACAACTCTGTTAATGCCCAGAGTCCCATGAATGGCATGCAGAACCCAATGCTTGTTGACAATCAGCAGCAAATTCAAGTACAGCAGCCCACGCTTGTCAGTCAGCCTTTTGTTAACACTCCATCAGCCCCAATGCAGCTGCAGTATAATCAAAATAATGTTCAAGTTAATCGTTGGCTCTTTCCATCTCAGCAGCAGAGGCCTTCTTTCTTGCCTGGATCTAATAGTGGGATAAATGTATCTCACAATCCAAACTCTGCATTGATATCTCAGCTTTCTACTCCTCCTAATCCAGCCGTTAGTACAATGATGCAACATCAGCAGGCTCTGCGAATGCAAATGATAAATCAACAGCAGACGCAGCAGCAATCCCAAATTGCACCATCATCTCAGCAGCAACAACCTCAACAAAATCTTCAACAACCCAACAATGAGGGTGTAGGAATCCGAGACCGAGAAAAAATCTGGTCAGGTTTACTGGAATGGATCGAAAAGACAAAGCCTGATCAGACCAAAATAACACGCCAAGTTCCTTGCCATGTAACTACAAACATTAAAGACGGAGAACCGGAAATTAGGGCTGAAAATTGGCCTCCTAAACTTCTGATGCAGCTGATGCCAAAACATCTTGTTGGCAACATTGGCGGTCAATATCTTAAGGATTCCAAAATGGTTGTTTTCCGTCCGAATCCTTGTGAGGCTCTAGAAACTCTTTCGAAAGTCATGACTGGTGGCTTCGCTGGATGTGTTCACTTCTCTACGCCTTCCTCAATGCCTTCGTGCGAAATAAAGGTGCTCATTCTACTTTATACAGCTGAGAAGAATGCGTTTTTAGGTTTTATACCCAACAATCAAACAATGTTCGTCGATAGGCTGCGCAAAGTTAtccagcaaaaacaaaatatgggCCAACATGGACCTCCAGCAGGCatacaacaacagcaacaaccgACTCATCAAACCCAGCAGCAACAACCTCATATCTCTAATATAACCGGGAACAGTATTCAAGCTCCAAATACGTTGCAACAGCAAACTGTTCAACAGCAGCAACTTCAAGTGAATCAACAAAAATCTTTGGAAGTACAGCAAATGCAAGATCAACATACTCAGCATTATAATCAATATGCCCAATTATCTGTTCAACAAATGCAAGAAGGTTTGGGAGGTggacaacagcagcagcataaTATGGGAATGGTCCAGCAACAACAACCACGAATGTCTGTTAGTATGAGTGTTCCACCTCAAGTTTCGCATGGTATGCAACAACAGAGAATGGTGCGACCCATGATCAGTAATAATCCAGGATTAAGGCATCTTTTGCAGCAGCAATCTACTCCTGTGAATCATTTTAGACCGCAGCTGACGGCAATAAATAGTCCAAATATTAGTACCGCACCACATATACAAAATAGGGGAGGCCAATTTGATGATCAAGGATTtgattttatgtaa